CGCCAGGAATGATGGTGGATGCCAATGAAGTCTCGAATAAAGTGTATCCTGGTGGGCGCCTTGGGCTTGCGCCGCAGCGCCATGTTCACCTCTTCCGGCAGCCGGTCCCCCTTCTTGTTGTTGCACCGCTGGCAGGCGCAGACCATGTTCTCCCAGCTGTCCCTACCGCCCAGAT
This sequence is a window from Gemmatimonadota bacterium. Protein-coding genes within it:
- a CDS encoding HNH endonuclease; this translates as LGGRDSWENMVCACQRCNNKKGDRLPEEVNMALRRKPKAPTRIHFIRDFIGIHHHSWRPYLFLKNEQPEELLWPTR